Proteins encoded in a region of the Paucidesulfovibrio longus DSM 6739 genome:
- a CDS encoding cytochrome c3 family protein yields the protein MKRTLFITLLAVALLGAFTLSIAMAADAPKNDVEIKFPGDTKYGPLMFSHAKHAAQKCESCHHKMAENPDMKCTTCHKDNSDKKAPTSFDSAFHAKKSPNSCVGCHKEMKKGPTKCNDCHTKK from the coding sequence ATGAAACGGACTCTGTTTATCACGCTTCTGGCTGTCGCCCTGCTGGGCGCCTTTACCCTGTCGATCGCCATGGCCGCTGACGCCCCGAAGAACGACGTGGAGATCAAGTTCCCCGGCGACACCAAGTACGGCCCGCTGATGTTCTCCCACGCCAAGCACGCTGCGCAGAAGTGCGAGAGCTGCCACCACAAGATGGCTGAGAATCCCGACATGAAGTGCACGACCTGCCACAAGGACAACAGCGACAAGAAGGCCCCCACGTCCTTTGACAGCGCTTTCCACGCCAAGAAGAGCCCCAATTCTTGCGTCGGCTGCCACAAGGAAATGAAGAAGGGCCCGACCAAGTGTAACGACTGCCACACCAAGAAGTAA
- the cobJ gene encoding precorrin-3B C(17)-methyltransferase, with protein MVGLGPGGTHHLTPAARAALAQAEVIAGYKGYMDLVEPELLEGKELISTGMTGEVDRAGRALDAALDGKRVAVVSSGDPGVYAMAGLVLEMAEARGLLDEIGIEVVPGVPAFCAAAALLGAPLMHDFASVSLSDLLTPWPLIEKRLDAAASADFVIALYNPRSKRRTGHLERALEIVSRHRDPATPVGVVGRAMRAGQSVTRTTLDGVDPEIVDMQTVIIIGNSSTRAAGGFMLTPRGYEGKYELG; from the coding sequence GTGGTCGGCCTCGGCCCCGGCGGAACGCACCACCTGACCCCGGCGGCGCGCGCCGCCCTGGCCCAGGCCGAGGTAATCGCCGGATACAAGGGCTACATGGACCTCGTGGAACCGGAGCTGCTGGAAGGCAAGGAGCTGATTTCCACGGGCATGACCGGCGAAGTGGACCGGGCGGGCCGGGCGCTCGATGCGGCCCTGGACGGAAAGCGCGTGGCCGTGGTTTCCAGCGGCGATCCCGGCGTGTACGCCATGGCCGGGCTGGTGCTGGAAATGGCCGAGGCGCGGGGCCTGCTCGACGAGATCGGCATCGAAGTCGTTCCGGGAGTGCCTGCATTCTGCGCGGCGGCGGCCCTGCTCGGCGCGCCGCTGATGCACGACTTCGCCAGCGTGAGCCTGTCCGACCTGCTCACGCCCTGGCCGCTGATCGAAAAACGGCTCGACGCGGCCGCATCGGCGGACTTCGTCATCGCGCTCTACAATCCCCGCTCCAAACGGCGCACGGGCCACCTTGAACGCGCCCTGGAGATCGTGTCCCGCCACCGCGACCCGGCCACGCCCGTGGGCGTCGTGGGCCGGGCCATGCGCGCGGGGCAGAGCGTGACGCGGACCACGCTGGACGGTGTGGATCCGGAAATCGTCGACATGCAGACCGTCATCATTATTGGGAATTCTTCGACACGCGCCGCCGGGGGCTTTATGCTGACGCCGCGCGGCTACGAGGGGAAATATGAACTCGGATGA
- a CDS encoding cobalt-precorrin 5A hydrolase: MARSALAARPGLCYERGVSQSDHRAANAAVYAFTPQGALLGRRIADALDAELFLPRRLVDALADGPDAPHSLRAVPFDSLAALMDAQFHFRKKHVFVAAAGVAVRAAAPHLRGKAEDPAVVALDQEGRFCISLLSGHLGGANALAREVAAMVGAQPVITTATDSAGLPALDELGPRLGLRIANLHAAKAVSAALLAKGRPQLFDPLDLLAGAGVDPGLFQLVPAPEAWTPDRAGAWVHWRAAPPGALGLHPPCLHAGVGCRRDTPAEEILALIETTFAQRGLSLASLAGLASIEAKADEPGLLLAAERLGAPLTFFTTDQLAEIRVPSPSALVRKHMGVDSVCEAAAMLASRGSLIVPKTRIPTATLAVAVSSWSASAPAERTT; this comes from the coding sequence ATGGCGCGCTCCGCGCTGGCGGCCCGGCCCGGCCTCTGCTATGAACGCGGCGTGAGCCAATCCGACCACAGGGCCGCGAACGCGGCCGTCTACGCCTTCACGCCCCAGGGAGCGCTGCTGGGCCGCCGCATTGCCGACGCGCTGGACGCCGAGCTTTTCCTGCCGCGCCGACTGGTCGACGCCCTGGCCGACGGGCCGGACGCGCCGCACTCCTTGCGAGCCGTTCCTTTCGACTCCCTCGCCGCGCTCATGGATGCGCAATTCCACTTCCGGAAGAAGCACGTATTCGTTGCCGCCGCGGGAGTGGCCGTGCGCGCCGCAGCTCCGCATCTGCGCGGCAAGGCCGAGGATCCGGCCGTGGTCGCGCTGGACCAGGAGGGCCGATTCTGCATCAGCCTGCTTTCCGGCCACCTGGGCGGGGCCAACGCCCTGGCCCGCGAAGTGGCGGCCATGGTCGGCGCGCAGCCGGTCATCACCACGGCGACGGATTCGGCGGGGCTGCCCGCGCTGGACGAACTCGGCCCGCGCCTGGGCCTGCGCATCGCGAATCTTCATGCGGCCAAGGCCGTGAGCGCCGCGCTCCTGGCCAAGGGCCGTCCGCAACTGTTCGATCCTCTGGACCTCCTGGCCGGAGCAGGCGTCGATCCCGGACTGTTTCAACTTGTTCCCGCGCCGGAAGCCTGGACCCCGGACCGGGCCGGAGCCTGGGTTCATTGGCGCGCCGCTCCGCCGGGGGCCCTGGGGCTGCACCCGCCCTGCCTGCACGCGGGCGTGGGCTGCCGCCGGGACACTCCGGCCGAGGAAATCCTCGCGCTGATCGAAACGACCTTTGCCCAGCGCGGACTCTCCCTCGCCTCCCTGGCCGGACTGGCCAGCATCGAGGCCAAGGCCGACGAGCCGGGCCTGCTCCTGGCCGCCGAACGGCTGGGCGCGCCCCTGACCTTCTTCACCACGGACCAGCTCGCGGAAATCCGCGTCCCCTCGCCCTCGGCGCTGGTCAGAAAACACATGGGAGTGGACAGCGTATGCGAAGCAGCAGCGATGCTGGCAAGCCGGGGCAGCCTGATCGTGCCCAAGACCAGAATCCCCACGGCCACGCTGGCCGTGGCCGTGTCTTCGTGGTCGGCCTCGGCCCCGGCGGAACGCACCACCTGA